The Microbacterium luteum nucleotide sequence GGCTCGGCACGGACCACGTCGTCGCGGCGGCGTCGCGCAGACTCGGCGCACACCCCTGGGCGACCCCGGTGGTGCCGTGATTCCACAGCACCACGGGGCGCAGACCACGTGTGGGGGCGGTCGGCGAGATGACGAGCGCACTGCCGACGGCAGGCTGCCCGAGTGCGTCACGCGTGGTGTAGAGGATGCGCTGAACCTCGGCACCGTCGGGCTGCTGACCCGAGAAGTCACCCACGCGGATCAGCTGCCCGTGGTCGTAGGGGACGACGGCAGGCGGATCGTAGAAGGCGTCGACGACGGGCGCGCCATCCTGGAGCCAGTCGTTGAGCCACCAGCCGCCGGCGGAAACGGCCACGAGGAGGACGGCCAGCGCATAGCGGCCGGTGGCCGCCCACACGCGCCCGCGTCGGTCATGAACCTCCTCGATGCTGAGCGCCGATCGGGCGAACAGTGCGGCATCGCGCTCGTGGGGGGCCCGCGTGAAGGCGACCGATCCGCGAACGACGGTCGACACGCCGAATGCGAGGGTGCGCACGCCGAACACGACGGCCACCACCAGCACCGTGACGTCGGGCCAGGTGAGGGAGAGCACCGCGAAGACGATCTGCGCGGCGCCGGAGGCAGCCCACAGCACGCGCTGGCTGAGGGTGCCGCCGACCAGAGCATCGACGACGGCCTGCGCACCGCCGACGAGGAGAAGGAGCGCCAGGGCGACCGGAAGGAGTTCGAGGGTGCGTCCCAGTCCCAGCAGCATCGCGAGGCCGAGCACAACCCACAGCGCCGCGAAGATCCGGGCGGCCCATCCGCGCTCCTGGTGGGGTGCGGCGAATTGGACGAGTCCGAAGACGAGCGCGCTCAGTCCGACGTAGACCGTGAGCAGCAGGAGCGAGGTCAGCGGCCTCGTGACGATCAGAGCGCCCAGCAGCAGCGCGAGACCCCCGACCAGGATCACCACGATCGGCGGAGCGCCGGCGATCAGGCGCGGCAGGGCGTTCAGCCCCCGTCGCCACGCATCCACCCGATTCACCTCGTCAGCATAGGCACGCCGGAACGGGCGCGGCATCGACGCGGCCGCCCGATCACCGCCATACTGACCGGATGGCGGATGTGAGCGCGTGGCTGGCCACATGGGGCGACAATCTCTGGACGTGGCTGGTGCTGCCCATCGTGGTGCTGCTCGGGCTGTACTTCACCGTGCGATCCGGGGTGGTCCAGTTCCGACTGATCCCGGAGATGTTCCGCACCCTCACCGACAAGACGCCGCGCACCGCCGAGGGAAAGCCCCAGTCGGTCTCGGCGTTCCAGGCGTTCACGATCTCCGCCGCCTCCCGCGTCGGAGTGGGGAACATCGCCGGCGTCGGCACGGCGATCGCCATCGGCGGTCCGGGGGCGGTGTTCTGGATGTGGCTGATGGCCTTCATCGGCGGTGCGTCGGCGTTCATCGAATCGTCCCTTGCGCAGCTGTACAAGACGCGCGATGCTGACGGCTTCCGCGGCGGCCCTGCCTACTACATGCAGCGCGGACTGCGAGCCCGCTGGATGGGCGTGGTGTTCGCCGTCATCCTCATCATCTGCTTCCCCGTCGCCTTCTCTTCGCTGCAGGCCAACACCATCCAGGCCACGATCGCCGGAGGCCTCGACGACTCCGCCTCCGCCTGGCTGCCGTGGGTGATCGGAATCGTCCTGAGCACGCTGATGGCGCTGGTGATCTTCGGCGGCGTGCGCCGCATCGCCTCGGTCACCCAGCTCCTGGTGCCGCTCATGGCGCTGCTGTACCTGCTCATCGGGCTGGTGATCGTCGCGCTGAACATCGACCGGCTGCCCGCTGCGGTCGCGACGATCTTCACCCAGGCGTTCGGGCCGAACGAGGTCGTGGGCGCGACGCTCGGATACATCATCCTCACGGGCGTCAAGCGCGGCATGTTCTCCAACGAGGCGGGTCTCGGCTCGGCGCCGAACGCCGGCGCCTCGGCGGCCGTGACGCATCCGGTCAAACAGGGCCTCGTGCAGACACTCGGGGTGTACTTCGACACGTTCCTGGTGTGCTCGATCACCGCGTTCATCATCCTGGTGTCGGTTCCGGATCTGGCGAACGCCGAGCGGGGCATCGACCTGACCCAGGGTGCCGTCATCGGCACCCTGGGCGAGTGGTCGAACATCCTGCTGAGCGTCATCATCTTCCTGCTCGCCTTCAGCTCGATCCTCGGCAACTACTACTACGGCGAGAGCAACATCGAGTTCATCACCCGCAGTCGCGGAGCGCTGCTCGGCTACCGGATCGCCGCGATCGCCGCCGTCCTGATCGGAGCGCTGCTGTCCGCCGACGTGGTCTGGACCTTCGCCGACGGCGCGATGGGCTTCATGGCCCTCGTGAACCTCGTGGCGATCGGCCTGCTCTCGGGCATCGCCTTCGCGCTCCTTCGCGACTACACGCAGCAGCGGCGCGAAGGCAAGGACCCCGTCTTCACCCGTGACCGGCTGCCCGGCGTGAGGAACATCGAGGTGTGGGAGGACGAGCTGTCGGTCACCGGGCCGATCGATCTCACGACCCGCGGTCGCCAGGCGGAGAAGCACCGCGACCACCTGCACGAGAGGTCCGCGCGCGACTGACATATCCGCGAGCGACGGGCAACCCCGCAGGCACGCCCGGGGCCGCGGCTAACCTTGCCGCATGGGTACATCCGCGAGTGCCGCCGCGCGCGACGCGAGCTCCACGCCGGCGGTGCGCATCGCCGCTCGCCTCGGCTACGTCGCCAACGGCGTTCTGCATCTGATCCTCGGCGCGATCATCGTCTCCATCGCCTTCGGAGCCAACGCCGACAGCGACCAGTCAGGCGCGTTCAAGGCGCTCGCCGCCGCCCCGATGGGCTTTTTGGCGCTGTGGGCCCTCGCCGCCGGCCTCTGGGCGCTCGGCGCCTGGTACGTGCTCGACGGATCCCTGCAACGCGATCGCCCCGGCAACAAGGGGACGGCGAAGAAGTGGGGCCGGCGGGGCTCGCTGTGGGCGCGCGCGGTCGTCTACCTCGCCCTCGGCGGCATCGCCGCATCCGTCGCCCTGGGCGCGCGTCCGAACGGCGAGCAGAGCACCGAAGACGTCAGCCGCGGAGTCCTCTCCCTCCCCGGCGGTCCGTTCCTCCTGGGCGCCGGGGCACTCGTGATCGGCGGGATCGGCGTCGGATTCGTCGTCATCGGCATCCGCCGCGGATTCCGCAAGAAGGTCGATCTCCCCGCCGGCGCGATGGGGAGGACCGTGGTGGTGATCGGCGTCATCGGCTACATCGCCAAGGGGATCTCGCTGGTGACGGTGGGCGTCCTGGTGCTCGTCGCCGCCGTCCGCGTGGACGCGGATGCCGCAGGCGGCCTCGACGGCGCCATCCAGACGCTGGTCGGTCTCCCCTACGGCCCGGCGCTCGTCGTCGGCGTCGGGTTCGGGTTCATCGCCTATGGCGTCTTCTCGATTCTGCGCGGAAAGTACGCACGCCTCGACGACTAGGTCGACGAGCCGCCGTCACGACGTCACCGTCGCGACGGCAAGAGGGGCGTCAGGTCAGGGCGGCGACCGCGTCGGCGGCCGGGAGCGTCACGCGCTCGCCGGTGCGACGGTCCCACAGTTCGACGTTGCCGTCGGCCGCACCGCGGCCGACGATCAGGATGCGCGGCACGCCGACCAGCTCCGCGTCGCCGAACTTCACCCCGGGAGACACCTTCGGGCGGTCGTCGTAGACGACATCCAGCCCCCCGTGCTCCAGCTGTGCGGCGAGCGTCTCGGCGAGCTCGAAGGCCACCGGGTCCTTGCCGGTTGCGACCACGTGCACATCGAACGGCGCCACCGAGGCGGGCCAGATGAGACCGCGCTCGTCGTTGTTGAGCTCCGCGATGATGGCCAGGATGCGGGTGACACCGATGCCGTAGGAGCCCATGGTGACCGTGACGAGCTTGCCGTTCTCGTCGAGCACCTTCAGCCCCAGCGCCTCGGCGTACTTGCGGCCGAGCTGGAAGACGTGCCCGATCTCCATCCCGCGAGCCAGTGACACCGGCCCGGAGCCGTCCGGAGCGGGGTCGCCCTCTCGCACGCTCGCGACGTCGACCACGCCGTCGGCGACGAAGTCGCGGCCGGCGACGAGTGAGTGCACGTGCTTCTGATCGATGTTCGCGCCGGTGATCCAGCGCGAGCCGTCCACGACGCGCGGATCGACCAGGTAGCGGATGCCGGTCGTCGATCCCTCACCGAGCACCGCACCTCCGGAAGACCACGGCCCGATGTACCCCTTGACCAGGCCCGGATGGCGGGTGAAGTCCTCGTCGGTTGCGGGCTCGACCTCGGCGGGCGCGAACGCGACCTCGACCCGCTTGTCGTCGACGTCGCGGTCGCCGGGCACTCCCACGATGACGAGCTCGCGGGTACCGTCGAGGTGCCTGAGGGCGAGCACGACATTCTTGAGGGTGTCCGCGGCGGTGAACCGGCCGTCCAGGTGGGCGTTGCAGTGGTCGACGAGGGTGGCGATGGTCGGCGTGTTCGGCGAGTCGAAGATCACCGGCGCCGACTGTCCCTCGATGGCGACCGGTTCCGGCGCAATGGTCGCGAAGGCCTCCACGTTGGCCGCGTAGCCGCCCGCGCTGCGCACGAACGTGTCCTCACCGACCGGCGTCGGGTGCAGGAATTCCTCGGACCGCGAGCCTCCCATCGCACCGGCGTCGGCCTGCACGATCACGTAGTCGAGACCGAGCCGCTGGAAGATGCGCTCGTAGGCATCGCGCTGCGCCATGTAGGACGCATCGAGGCCCTCGTCGGACGCATCGAACGAATAGGCGTCCTTCATCGTGAACTCACGGCCGCGCAGCAGACCGGCGCGCGGACGCGCCTCGTCGCGGTATTTGTCCTGGATCTGGTAGATCGTCAGGGGGAGGTCCTTGTACGACGAGTACAGGTCCTTCACCAGGAGGGTGAAGGCCTCTTCGTGCGTCGGCGCCAGCAGGTAGTCGGCGTCCTTGCGATCCTTCAGCCGGAAGATCCCGTCGCCGTACTCCTCCCATCGACCGGTCGCCTCGTACGGCTCCCTCGGCATGAGCGCCGGGAAGTGCACCTCCTGGGCCCCCGCCGCGGTCATCTCCTCGCGGATGATGCGCTCGAGGCGGTTCTTCACCCGGAGCCCGAGCGGCAACCAGGCGAAGATGCCCGGAGCCTGCCGGCGGATGTACCCGGCGCGGACGAGCAGCCGGTGACTGGTGACCTCGGCATCCGCGGGATCTTCTCGGAGTGTGCGGAGGAACAGGTGCGACAGACGGGTGACCACGATCGACAAGTGTACGGACCGCGACGACGCGGCATCGCGCTTGACAGATGACGCTGGATGGGCATGCAATATATTGCATGCCCATCCCTACGGAGGTCCGACCTCCGCGCCCCCTCCTGCGCGACGATGTTCTCGAACGCATCCGCGATGCGATCGTCGACGGAACCCTCACCCCGGGTGAGCAGGTGCGCGACGCCGATCTCGCGACGTGGCTGGGCGTCAGCAGAACCCCGGTGCGCGAAGCCCTCCTCGAATTGGGGCGCGCCGGACTCGTGCGCTCCTCGCCGGGACGATCGACCGTGATCTCGCCCCTCGAGCGCGAGGGCGTGCGCGACGCGCAACGGGTCGTCGCCGCCATGCACCGACTCGCCGTCCTCACGGCGGTGCCCCGCATGACCGCCGTCGACCTCGATCGGATGCGTGCGGCCAACGCCCGCTTCACGGCCGCCCACGCGGCCGGCGACGCCGACAGCGCCCTGGTCGCCGACACCGCCTTCCACGCCGTCGCGGTCGACGTGTGCGGCAACTCGGCCGCCCGGGCGGTGATCGCGCAGTACGAGCCGATCCTCCACCGCGCGGAGCGACTGCGGTTCGCATCGGTCGAGGAGGGCCGGGATTCCGCAGCCCGTCACGACCGGTTCATCGAGCTGTGCGCTGCCGGCGATGCCGAGGCCGCGGCGGCGCTCGCCGAGGAGACCTGGCAGAGCCTCGTCATCGACGCCTCCCCCACCGACCCCCGACACGAGGAGACCCCGTGAAGCTCGACCAGTTCCCCCGTCATCCGCTCACCTTCGGGCCGAGCCCGCTGCAGCACTTGCAGCGACTGACCCAGCACCTCGGTGGAGCGCAGATCTGGGCCAAGCGCGAAGACGTTTCCAGCGGCCTCGCCTTCGGCGGGAACAAGGTGCGCAAGCTCGAGTACATCGTGCCGGATGTGCTGGCCTCCGGCGCCGACACCCTGGTCTCGATCGGCGGCTACCAGTCGAATCACACGCGTCAGGTGGCCGCGGTGGCCGCGCATCTCGGGCTCAAGGCGCGCCTCGTGCAGGAGAAGTGGGTGCCGTGGGACGACCCCACCAACGATCGCGTCGGCAACATCCTGCTCTCGCGCATGATGGGCGCCGACTCGCGACTCGACGATCACGGCTTCGACATCGGCATCCGCGATTCCTGGAAGGACGCGCTGCGTGAGGTCGAGGAGGCCGGCGGCACGCCCTACCCGATCCCGGCGGGCGCCTCCGAGCATCCGCTGGGAGGCCTCGGCTTCGCCAACTGGGCGTTCGAGCTCGCCGAGCAGGAGAGGCAGCTCGGGATCACGTTCGACACGATCGTCGTGTGCACGGTGACCGGCTCCACGCACGCGGGCATGATCGCCGGCTTCGCCGCCCTCGAGGACGTCACCGGCGTGAAGCGTCGCGTGATCGGCATCGACGCCTCGGCGACGCTCGAGAA carries:
- a CDS encoding GntR family transcriptional regulator, yielding MPIPTEVRPPRPLLRDDVLERIRDAIVDGTLTPGEQVRDADLATWLGVSRTPVREALLELGRAGLVRSSPGRSTVISPLEREGVRDAQRVVAAMHRLAVLTAVPRMTAVDLDRMRAANARFTAAHAAGDADSALVADTAFHAVAVDVCGNSAARAVIAQYEPILHRAERLRFASVEEGRDSAARHDRFIELCAAGDAEAAAALAEETWQSLVIDASPTDPRHEETP
- a CDS encoding 1-aminocyclopropane-1-carboxylate deaminase: MKLDQFPRHPLTFGPSPLQHLQRLTQHLGGAQIWAKREDVSSGLAFGGNKVRKLEYIVPDVLASGADTLVSIGGYQSNHTRQVAAVAAHLGLKARLVQEKWVPWDDPTNDRVGNILLSRMMGADSRLDDHGFDIGIRDSWKDALREVEEAGGTPYPIPAGASEHPLGGLGFANWAFELAEQERQLGITFDTIVVCTVTGSTHAGMIAGFAALEDVTGVKRRVIGIDASATLEKTRDQVARIARHTADLIELGRDLRDDEIQVLEGWAGDLYGIPVESTMAAMALGAQLEAMITDPVYEGKSLAGLIDLVRDRDIPADSNVLYAHLGGQPAINAYHALWE
- a CDS encoding alanine/glycine:cation symporter family protein; protein product: MADVSAWLATWGDNLWTWLVLPIVVLLGLYFTVRSGVVQFRLIPEMFRTLTDKTPRTAEGKPQSVSAFQAFTISAASRVGVGNIAGVGTAIAIGGPGAVFWMWLMAFIGGASAFIESSLAQLYKTRDADGFRGGPAYYMQRGLRARWMGVVFAVILIICFPVAFSSLQANTIQATIAGGLDDSASAWLPWVIGIVLSTLMALVIFGGVRRIASVTQLLVPLMALLYLLIGLVIVALNIDRLPAAVATIFTQAFGPNEVVGATLGYIILTGVKRGMFSNEAGLGSAPNAGASAAVTHPVKQGLVQTLGVYFDTFLVCSITAFIILVSVPDLANAERGIDLTQGAVIGTLGEWSNILLSVIIFLLAFSSILGNYYYGESNIEFITRSRGALLGYRIAAIAAVLIGALLSADVVWTFADGAMGFMALVNLVAIGLLSGIAFALLRDYTQQRREGKDPVFTRDRLPGVRNIEVWEDELSVTGPIDLTTRGRQAEKHRDHLHERSARD
- a CDS encoding proline--tRNA ligase, giving the protein MVTRLSHLFLRTLREDPADAEVTSHRLLVRAGYIRRQAPGIFAWLPLGLRVKNRLERIIREEMTAAGAQEVHFPALMPREPYEATGRWEEYGDGIFRLKDRKDADYLLAPTHEEAFTLLVKDLYSSYKDLPLTIYQIQDKYRDEARPRAGLLRGREFTMKDAYSFDASDEGLDASYMAQRDAYERIFQRLGLDYVIVQADAGAMGGSRSEEFLHPTPVGEDTFVRSAGGYAANVEAFATIAPEPVAIEGQSAPVIFDSPNTPTIATLVDHCNAHLDGRFTAADTLKNVVLALRHLDGTRELVIVGVPGDRDVDDKRVEVAFAPAEVEPATDEDFTRHPGLVKGYIGPWSSGGAVLGEGSTTGIRYLVDPRVVDGSRWITGANIDQKHVHSLVAGRDFVADGVVDVASVREGDPAPDGSGPVSLARGMEIGHVFQLGRKYAEALGLKVLDENGKLVTVTMGSYGIGVTRILAIIAELNNDERGLIWPASVAPFDVHVVATGKDPVAFELAETLAAQLEHGGLDVVYDDRPKVSPGVKFGDAELVGVPRILIVGRGAADGNVELWDRRTGERVTLPAADAVAALT
- a CDS encoding alpha/beta fold hydrolase is translated as MNRVDAWRRGLNALPRLIAGAPPIVVILVGGLALLLGALIVTRPLTSLLLLTVYVGLSALVFGLVQFAAPHQERGWAARIFAALWVVLGLAMLLGLGRTLELLPVALALLLLVGGAQAVVDALVGGTLSQRVLWAASGAAQIVFAVLSLTWPDVTVLVVAVVFGVRTLAFGVSTVVRGSVAFTRAPHERDAALFARSALSIEEVHDRRGRVWAATGRYALAVLLVAVSAGGWWLNDWLQDGAPVVDAFYDPPAVVPYDHGQLIRVGDFSGQQPDGAEVQRILYTTRDALGQPAVGSALVISPTAPTRGLRPVVLWNHGTTGVAQGCAPSLRDAAATTWSVPSLDEVIDNGWIVVAPDYSGQGAPGTFPYLIGLGEARSSLDAAVAARQMDDLYASTRTVVWGHSQGGHAALWASQIADSYTPSLQVLGTAAIAPAADPHALATELLREGASVELSILISWVLVPYADTYDDVELARYVAPGGEAIVREMTQRCPSEPGVVISVATALGVSEDRPLYVENLAAGPLGQRLRENTPQGPWETPLLIAWGGDDEVIPPVLQERFVADLCEQGEHVRFLEYEGYEHLNVMQPRSALLPVLVRWTKDRFELREPARDDCVAGALPG
- a CDS encoding DUF1206 domain-containing protein, with the protein product MGTSASAAARDASSTPAVRIAARLGYVANGVLHLILGAIIVSIAFGANADSDQSGAFKALAAAPMGFLALWALAAGLWALGAWYVLDGSLQRDRPGNKGTAKKWGRRGSLWARAVVYLALGGIAASVALGARPNGEQSTEDVSRGVLSLPGGPFLLGAGALVIGGIGVGFVVIGIRRGFRKKVDLPAGAMGRTVVVIGVIGYIAKGISLVTVGVLVLVAAVRVDADAAGGLDGAIQTLVGLPYGPALVVGVGFGFIAYGVFSILRGKYARLDD